Proteins from one Bacillota bacterium genomic window:
- a CDS encoding FIST C-terminal domain-containing protein, whose translation MFAQAAMRPGPDVDWEEFLTGFRGAPGIMVMVAEGTPFEFERVAPLFRELDAEVFGGVFPGVIFGDRWYRSGAVACAFTDPVRVLQFSSLGEPRLEQGQNTTLLVLLDGMAADISDFLHGLFASCGPGTTFVGGGAGRLTLRREPCLFTRDGIFAGGAILAATDQTVAVGVEHGWQAFQGPYVATRAEGTRLKELNWRPAFEVYRQAIERCSGETLHEGNFFDVAKRFPLGMARLDGSVVVRDPIRTEPDGSLILVGEVPQNSVLMLMKGDPDHLVRAAGEAARRATLAHARRAAAPPRAALVIDCISRVLYLEEAMERELRAIRDALPPGIPVFGFLSLGEVASRGDRYVEFYNKTTVVGVA comes from the coding sequence ATGTTTGCCCAAGCCGCCATGCGCCCGGGGCCCGACGTGGACTGGGAGGAGTTCCTGACGGGGTTCCGGGGCGCCCCGGGCATCATGGTCATGGTGGCTGAAGGGACGCCCTTCGAGTTCGAGCGGGTGGCGCCTCTGTTCCGGGAACTCGACGCCGAGGTGTTCGGAGGCGTCTTCCCGGGGGTCATCTTCGGCGACCGCTGGTACAGGAGCGGGGCGGTCGCCTGCGCGTTCACGGACCCTGTGCGCGTTCTTCAGTTCAGTAGCCTGGGGGAACCGCGGCTCGAGCAGGGGCAGAACACCACGCTCCTCGTCCTCCTCGACGGCATGGCGGCCGATATATCCGACTTCCTGCACGGCCTGTTCGCTTCCTGCGGCCCGGGGACCACGTTCGTCGGGGGCGGCGCAGGCAGGCTCACCCTGCGCCGGGAACCGTGCCTGTTCACCCGCGACGGCATCTTCGCCGGAGGAGCCATACTGGCCGCCACAGACCAGACCGTGGCCGTCGGGGTCGAGCACGGCTGGCAGGCATTCCAGGGACCCTACGTCGCCACCAGGGCCGAGGGTACCCGCCTGAAGGAGCTCAACTGGAGACCGGCTTTCGAGGTGTACAGGCAGGCGATCGAGCGCTGCTCGGGAGAGACCCTGCACGAGGGCAACTTCTTCGACGTCGCCAAGCGCTTTCCCCTGGGGATGGCCAGGCTTGACGGCAGCGTGGTGGTGAGGGACCCCATCAGAACCGAACCAGACGGCTCGCTGATCCTGGTCGGCGAAGTCCCCCAGAACTCAGTCCTGATGCTCATGAAGGGAGATCCCGATCATCTGGTCAGAGCGGCGGGCGAGGCTGCCAGGCGGGCAACCCTCGCCCACGCCCGGCGCGCGGCCGCGCCGCCGAGGGCAGCGCTGGTGATCGACTGCATCTCCCGCGTGCTGTACCTGGAAGAGGCCATGGAACGCGAGCTCCGCGCCATAAGGGACGCCCTTCCCCCTGGCATCCCCGTCTTCGGGTTCCTGAGCCTGGGAGAGGTGGCCTCCCGGGGGGACCGCTACGTGGAGTTTTACAACAAGACCACGGTCGTGGGGGTGGCATGA
- a CDS encoding putative sulfate/molybdate transporter: MVRKAAGTLLRCLRGNSYDRMEWAGAFGDMGTLVPFVLAYVTVLRVDPVGLLFAFALAKIVAGLYYRTPIPIQPMKAIGIASTMQLGSVTPAMVWGAGVFTGLTWLVLGLTNTVDRVAALARPPVVRGMVLGLALSFMREGLSTMHADPVVAVAAFLAALLLLPNRRMPAMFALLILGLAVGLARHPALAAQVTQSIGLRLPHLGIPRLHLSDFVSGTLLLGLPQLPLTLGNAIIAIVAENNELFPHRPITVRKVAVSTGIINLAAPFFGGVPMCHGAGGMAGHVRFGARTGGALVILGGLLLAATLLFGEGVTVAFRLFPAGVLGVILFFSGLELAATSKIWELPAGDFPLAIITTALAMWNMGTAFLVGVILWHASKRRWVHLAPAC, from the coding sequence GTGGTAAGAAAGGCCGCAGGAACCCTCCTTCGTTGCCTGCGCGGTAACAGCTATGACCGCATGGAATGGGCCGGTGCGTTCGGGGACATGGGTACCCTGGTGCCGTTCGTCCTGGCATACGTAACCGTGCTGCGGGTGGACCCGGTAGGCTTGCTGTTCGCCTTTGCCCTCGCCAAGATCGTAGCCGGCCTGTACTACCGGACGCCAATACCAATCCAGCCCATGAAAGCGATAGGAATCGCTTCCACCATGCAACTTGGTTCCGTCACTCCGGCCATGGTGTGGGGAGCCGGAGTGTTCACCGGCCTGACCTGGCTGGTCCTGGGTCTTACCAACACGGTGGATAGGGTCGCCGCACTGGCCAGGCCGCCGGTGGTCAGGGGGATGGTACTCGGATTGGCCCTGAGCTTCATGCGCGAGGGCCTGAGTACCATGCATGCCGACCCCGTCGTCGCCGTGGCGGCCTTCCTGGCGGCTCTGCTGCTACTCCCCAACCGCCGGATGCCGGCCATGTTCGCGCTGCTCATCCTGGGTCTGGCCGTCGGCCTGGCCCGCCATCCCGCCCTGGCCGCCCAGGTCACGCAAAGCATTGGCCTTCGCCTACCGCATCTTGGGATCCCGCGGCTGCACCTCAGCGACTTCGTCTCCGGTACCCTTCTCCTCGGCCTCCCCCAGCTTCCCCTGACCCTGGGAAACGCCATCATCGCGATAGTCGCCGAGAACAACGAGCTTTTCCCGCACCGTCCCATCACTGTACGGAAGGTGGCAGTTTCCACCGGCATAATCAACCTCGCGGCACCCTTCTTCGGCGGGGTCCCCATGTGCCACGGAGCGGGAGGAATGGCCGGCCACGTCCGGTTCGGCGCCCGCACGGGAGGCGCACTGGTGATCCTGGGAGGCCTCCTTCTGGCCGCTACGCTTCTCTTCGGTGAGGGCGTAACTGTGGCCTTCAGATTGTTCCCCGCCGGCGTCTTGGGTGTGATCCTCTTCTTCTCCGGCCTCGAACTGGCCGCAACCAGCAAGATCTGGGAACTGCCTGCCGGGGACTTCCCTCTCGCCATCATCACCACTGCCCTGGCCATGTGGAACATGGGAACCGCCTTCCTGGTCGGCGTTATCCTCTGGCACGCCTCAAAGAGGCGGTGGGTGCACCTGGCACCAGCTTGTTAA
- a CDS encoding MoaD/ThiS family protein, which produces MAVARLNVELGGGLGRLVGKESVEVELDLPARREEVISALAEQVPELSRLLGTGEAARSLVAVSVGGVVLREGQEVGPGDSVSVFMAFAGG; this is translated from the coding sequence TTGGCGGTAGCAAGGCTCAATGTCGAGCTGGGAGGGGGCCTCGGGCGGCTGGTGGGCAAGGAGAGCGTGGAAGTGGAGCTGGACCTTCCCGCGCGCAGGGAGGAGGTGATCTCCGCCCTGGCGGAGCAGGTACCGGAGTTGTCGCGCCTGCTGGGCACGGGGGAAGCGGCGAGGTCCCTGGTGGCCGTGAGCGTGGGGGGCGTGGTGCTGCGCGAAGGGCAGGAGGTCGGCCCCGGGGACTCCGTGTCGGTGTTCATGGCCTTTGCCGGAGGGTGA
- a CDS encoding (Fe-S)-binding protein — translation MLLRSIDILYIEPCTAEEGKIRLRASLSDDVTPVMPYLGSLWRAAEYNPAGPSVTLKRGPRVIGLHPREVTVTKLENTTDAWETLEWLRSAINAAWERRHELSPACPDRRAPGALEVWRLLPRTNCRRCGELTCMAFAARLVMGEQRLSGCPALGEAGYASAREALEELVGEGAW, via the coding sequence GTGCTGCTGCGCAGCATAGACATCCTGTATATAGAACCGTGCACCGCGGAAGAGGGCAAGATCCGCCTGCGCGCGTCCCTGAGTGACGATGTGACGCCGGTGATGCCGTACCTGGGGAGCCTGTGGAGGGCGGCAGAGTACAACCCTGCCGGCCCCTCGGTGACGCTCAAGCGGGGGCCGAGGGTGATCGGGCTCCACCCCCGAGAGGTGACGGTTACCAAGCTGGAGAACACGACCGACGCGTGGGAGACGCTGGAGTGGCTCAGGAGCGCGATTAACGCCGCCTGGGAGAGGAGACACGAGCTGTCACCGGCCTGCCCGGACCGGCGGGCACCTGGCGCCCTGGAGGTGTGGAGGCTGCTGCCGCGCACCAACTGCCGGCGGTGCGGGGAGCTTACCTGCATGGCGTTCGCCGCGAGGCTGGTCATGGGGGAGCAGCGGCTCTCGGGCTGCCCCGCCCTGGGGGAGGCCGGGTACGCCTCCGCCCGGGAGGCCCTGGAGGAACTGGTGGGTGAGGGTGCGTGGTGA
- a CDS encoding thioredoxin family protein, translating into MIPGVRLVVVGGVEVGLIGLDEAFAELEAAGIVDPEGRKAFLLSRVKEKNYVPGRREVAYAEALLEEYLVWKGERPPRKSAVPKVKVLGPGCPNCQALERLVLDVLGELGVGVDFEHVRDPREIGRFGVFASPALAVGDRLLVSGRVPRREELKRMLQEALESR; encoded by the coding sequence GTGATACCGGGAGTGCGCCTGGTGGTGGTGGGGGGCGTGGAGGTGGGCCTCATCGGCCTGGACGAGGCCTTCGCGGAGCTCGAGGCGGCCGGGATCGTTGACCCCGAGGGACGCAAGGCTTTCCTGCTCTCCCGCGTCAAGGAGAAGAACTACGTGCCTGGGCGCAGGGAGGTGGCCTACGCGGAGGCGCTGCTCGAGGAGTACCTGGTGTGGAAGGGGGAGCGGCCGCCGCGGAAGAGTGCGGTCCCCAAGGTGAAGGTGCTGGGGCCGGGATGCCCCAACTGCCAGGCGCTGGAGCGCCTGGTGCTGGACGTCCTGGGCGAGCTGGGGGTGGGGGTTGACTTCGAGCACGTGCGCGACCCGCGGGAGATAGGGCGGTTCGGGGTGTTCGCCTCGCCCGCGCTGGCGGTGGGGGACCGCCTGCTCGTGTCGGGGCGGGTGCCGCGCCGGGAGGAACTGAAGAGGATGCTGCAGGAGGCCCTGGAGTCGCGCTGA
- a CDS encoding DUF433 domain-containing protein, which translates to MALPRPEVLHPHVTRVPGCCGGRPVIRGTRFPVSSVVFYVLRQGMTPEELVREFPHLTLAQVYDALSYYYDHKEEIDQETCVRTVPSAPDSQEGN; encoded by the coding sequence TTGGCTCTTCCCCGCCCTGAAGTCCTCCACCCCCACGTGACCCGAGTCCCCGGTTGCTGCGGGGGCCGCCCGGTCATACGCGGCACCCGATTCCCCGTCAGTTCGGTAGTCTTCTACGTCCTGCGGCAGGGAATGACCCCCGAAGAACTCGTCCGCGAATTCCCCCACCTGACCCTGGCCCAGGTGTACGACGCCCTCTCGTACTACTACGATCACAAGGAAGAAATCGACCAGGAAACGTGCGTACGTACCGTGCCTTCAGCCCCTGATTCGCAGGAAGGAAACTGA
- a CDS encoding aminotransferase class V-fold PLP-dependent enzyme — protein MEIYLDNAATSYPKPECVYRAVEEFMRGVGASAGRGGYRRALEADRVVYAARRAVSTLLGVEDPKRVVFTANATASLNLALKGLLGEGDVVITSSWEHNAVWRTLKWLERARGVQVRVVPPGGAGPFDLTVFREWLRERPRLVVVTGASNVTGVLLPVPEIGELCRVQGVPLLLDAAQTAGAVPVDVAELGVCLLAFTGHKGLLGPQGTGGLYIGEGVEPEPLKHVGTGSESAREDQPRSLPDRYEAGTLNVPGLAGLGAGVEFLLEQGVERVGRREAELAAHLAEGLRSIPGVAVYGHDGGPHVGVVSFNVEGVPCEEVAYVLDRVYGIMVRAGLHCAPCAHRVLGTLATGTVRASFGYYSGESDVSALLEAVREIAGRVRGGGGLGQGLRGGG, from the coding sequence GTGGAAATCTACCTGGACAATGCAGCTACGTCCTACCCCAAGCCTGAGTGCGTCTACCGGGCGGTGGAGGAGTTCATGCGGGGCGTGGGAGCGAGCGCCGGGCGCGGGGGCTACCGGCGCGCGCTGGAGGCCGACCGCGTAGTGTACGCTGCCCGCCGCGCCGTGAGCACGCTGTTGGGAGTCGAGGACCCGAAGAGGGTGGTATTCACCGCCAACGCCACTGCGTCTTTGAACCTGGCCCTGAAGGGGCTGCTCGGGGAAGGCGACGTGGTAATCACCAGCTCTTGGGAGCACAACGCCGTGTGGCGCACACTCAAGTGGCTCGAGAGAGCCCGGGGCGTCCAGGTGCGGGTGGTGCCTCCCGGTGGGGCGGGGCCCTTTGACCTCACCGTGTTCCGGGAGTGGCTGCGGGAGCGTCCGCGGTTGGTGGTCGTTACGGGTGCTTCGAACGTCACCGGCGTGCTGCTTCCCGTGCCCGAGATCGGCGAACTGTGCCGGGTTCAGGGGGTGCCGCTCCTCTTGGACGCCGCCCAGACGGCGGGCGCGGTCCCCGTCGACGTGGCGGAGTTGGGGGTGTGCCTCCTGGCCTTCACCGGCCACAAGGGGCTGCTGGGTCCCCAGGGCACCGGCGGGCTCTACATAGGGGAAGGAGTTGAGCCGGAGCCGCTCAAGCACGTGGGTACCGGCAGCGAGTCAGCGAGGGAAGACCAGCCCCGGAGCCTGCCCGACCGGTACGAGGCGGGCACCTTGAACGTCCCCGGCCTGGCGGGTTTGGGTGCTGGGGTGGAGTTCCTGCTCGAGCAGGGTGTGGAGCGGGTGGGCCGGCGGGAAGCGGAACTGGCAGCTCATCTGGCGGAAGGCCTGCGGAGCATCCCGGGGGTGGCGGTGTACGGCCACGACGGCGGGCCGCACGTGGGGGTGGTTTCCTTCAACGTGGAGGGGGTGCCCTGCGAAGAGGTGGCGTACGTGCTGGACCGGGTCTACGGGATCATGGTGCGGGCGGGGTTGCACTGCGCGCCGTGTGCCCACCGCGTGCTGGGTACGCTGGCCACGGGCACCGTGAGGGCTAGCTTCGGGTACTACAGCGGCGAATCGGATGTCAGTGCCCTGCTCGAGGCGGTGCGCGAGATCGCCGGGCGGGTGAGGGGGGGTGGGGGGCTTGGCCAAGGCCTTCGTGGTGGTGGGTGA
- a CDS encoding [Fe-Fe] hydrogenase large subunit C-terminal domain-containing protein, which produces MRVRGEGARGRRAVGTMPRAGSRGAGAWRRVEEMLAGDGPVVVSLAPSYVAAFEASPGQVVAALRSLGFRVVEETASVLGEMIRRREEMAREAVPVLSGSCPVVRRLIAGEFPWLLPRVEPASAMGLHLARLRYRYPGARAVFLGPCEAKRLLPEPVQPDAVLTFREVASWWYARGIDPGRCEPSVPDRTADALARISVAVVHASGLEECRRMLSRVSAGPWEGLPYLEITACPGGCLNGPGMPPADAGERRQKAVQYAMEAELCLR; this is translated from the coding sequence GTGAGGGTGCGTGGTGAAGGGGCCCGGGGGAGGAGGGCCGTGGGGACCATGCCGCGAGCCGGATCCCGGGGGGCGGGAGCCTGGCGCCGGGTCGAGGAGATGCTGGCCGGGGACGGACCGGTGGTCGTGAGCCTGGCCCCCTCTTACGTGGCGGCGTTCGAGGCCTCTCCCGGGCAGGTGGTGGCGGCGCTGCGGTCGCTGGGTTTCCGGGTGGTGGAAGAGACCGCCTCGGTGCTGGGGGAGATGATCAGGCGGCGGGAGGAGATGGCGCGGGAGGCGGTCCCGGTCCTTTCGGGTTCGTGCCCGGTGGTAAGGCGCCTGATCGCCGGGGAGTTCCCGTGGCTGCTTCCCCGGGTCGAGCCGGCTTCCGCCATGGGGCTTCACCTCGCCCGGCTCAGGTACCGGTACCCGGGTGCGCGTGCGGTCTTCCTGGGGCCGTGCGAGGCCAAGCGCCTGCTGCCCGAGCCCGTGCAGCCGGACGCGGTGCTCACCTTCCGGGAAGTGGCGTCCTGGTGGTACGCCAGGGGAATCGACCCCGGGCGGTGCGAGCCCTCGGTGCCCGACCGCACGGCGGACGCCCTGGCCCGTATCTCGGTGGCCGTGGTTCACGCAAGTGGGCTGGAGGAATGCCGCCGGATGCTTTCCCGGGTCAGCGCCGGTCCCTGGGAGGGACTGCCCTACCTGGAGATCACCGCCTGCCCCGGCGGGTGCCTGAACGGGCCGGGGATGCCGCCGGCGGACGCAGGGGAGCGCCGGCAGAAGGCAGTGCAGTACGCCATGGAGGCGGAGTTGTGCCTCCGCTAA
- a CDS encoding DUF5615 family PIN-like protein, whose translation MATIRLFDEDVRPLLAAVLRHRGYDVLTTAEAGMIGRSDAQQGDFATSQGRVLFTHNVRDYIHLAQEYSRTRPSHAAITLAPQMPFKELLRLTLRLLAQIGSEPFTDRIQWLTGFRT comes from the coding sequence ATGGCCACCATCCGCCTCTTCGACGAAGACGTCCGCCCACTGCTGGCAGCAGTACTGCGCCATCGCGGGTACGATGTCCTGACCACTGCAGAGGCCGGCATGATCGGCAGGTCCGACGCACAGCAAGGCGACTTCGCCACGTCCCAGGGCCGCGTCCTTTTCACGCATAACGTCCGCGATTACATACACCTCGCGCAAGAATACTCCCGCACACGCCCGTCCCACGCCGCGATCACCCTTGCGCCCCAAATGCCCTTCAAGGAGCTCCTCAGGTTAACCCTGCGCCTGCTTGCCCAGATCGGAAGTGAACCGTTTACTGACCGGATCCAGTGGCTCACTGGCTTTCGGACCTAA
- a CDS encoding PadR family transcriptional regulator yields MVPELTSKEFWKHQINLGLSRFFLLMVLHRAPRHAYAAVRELSTLTSGCCTPTLATVYPLLDEMEREGYLESRPDFTGARRRRVYRLTPRGEQAYRAAAQAWAEVVPLVQRALEGERETVEVKVDAGFAREVKG; encoded by the coding sequence GTGGTGCCGGAGCTCACCAGCAAGGAGTTTTGGAAACACCAGATAAACCTGGGCCTGTCCCGGTTCTTCCTCCTCATGGTGCTCCACCGCGCCCCCCGCCACGCCTACGCGGCGGTACGGGAGCTCAGCACCCTGACCTCCGGTTGCTGCACCCCCACCCTGGCCACGGTCTACCCCCTCCTGGACGAGATGGAGCGGGAGGGTTACCTGGAAAGCCGGCCCGACTTCACCGGGGCGCGCCGGCGGCGGGTGTACCGCCTCACCCCGCGGGGGGAGCAGGCGTACCGGGCGGCGGCACAGGCCTGGGCGGAGGTGGTACCCCTCGTGCAGCGGGCGCTCGAGGGTGAACGGGAGACGGTGGAGGTGAAAGTGGATGCCGGATTTGCCCGGGAAGTCAAAGGGTAA